ATTCGGCGGCGGTCTCTCTCGGCGCGCGGGGCGCGCGGCGGGTCTCGGCGGCGCTTCACGCAGGCGCGGCGATTCCTCTGGCGGCGCTGCAAATACTGGAATTCGGCGGGAATATGTTTTCCCTCGCCGCCCTTGCGGCCGTCTGCGCCGTTCTGGCGGCGGAGAGCAGAGCGGCGGACAACATCGGCTTTGCCTTTTTCAAACTGAACGCGGTTTGCGGGGCGCTTGTTTTAGTTTTCATTCTGTGCGGGATATACTTGTGAGAGAGGTCGGGATTTGAGAACAATAATCGGCATAACCGGGGCTTCGGGGGCCGTCTATGCGGTTGATTTTCTGAGACGCTGCGAAGGGGAGAAGTATCTGGTCGCAAGCAAATGGGGCAAAGCCGTTCTGAACGAGGAAATGGGGGTCAAAATGGAGGAACTCGGACAGTGGGCGGATAAAACCTTCAGCGATTCCGACCTCGCCTCGCCGTTTTCATCGGGAAGCAATCACTTTGACTCAATGGTCATAGTTCCCTGCTCCGTTTCCACTCTTGCCAAAATCGCAAACGGAATAGCCGACACTCTCATAACAAGAATCGCCCAGGTGGCGCTCAAGGAAAAGCGCAAACTGATTATAGCGTTAAGGGAGACGCCGCTCAGCACCGTCGCCCTTGAGAACGCCGCCCGCCTCTCATCCTACGGGGCGACAATAATGCCCGTAAGCCCGCCCTCTTATACCGGGGCAAAAACCGCCGAAGAACTCGCGCGCGCCTTTGTGGACAGGCTCATTTCCGTCTCGTCAAACAAACATGCGGACGGCTGGCGAAGCGGTGAACTTGAGTGAGCAAAACCTTCTCAAATCTCCGCGAATACATAGCGCACCTTGAAAAGAAAGGCGACCTGATGAGGGTTCAAACCGCCGTTGACCCCGAACTTGAGATTACGGAAATTGCCTCGCGCGAGATGAAAGCCGGAGGCCCGGCGTTGTTGTTTGAAAACGTGAAGGGCTCGCGCTTTCCCCTCGCAATAAACCTTTTTGCCTCGGAGGAGAGGATCAGAACCGCTCTCGGCGGCGACCCCAAAGAGGTGGGCGAGGAACTTGTGGAGATTTTTGAAAAGGTAAACCCGCCCTCGGTGAAGGGCGTATTTTCCGCGCTGCCCAAACTTACGCGCGCCCTCTCAATGAGAACATCAAACTCGTGGACGCGCGCGCCCGTTCTGGCAAACAGCGAGGAGGCAGACCTCTTGAGCCTGCCCGCCATAAAGTGCTGGCCGAAAGACGGCGGAAGGTTTATAACCTTCGGGCTCGTAATAACTCACAGCCCCGTTTCAGGCTCAAGAAACATGGGGCTTTACCGCCTTCAGATATACGACTCAAAAACCACCGGCATGCACTGGCATCCCCACAAGGGCGGCGCGGCTCATTACGATGAGGCGGAAAAACTGGGGCGCGACCTTGAGGCGGCGGTTGTCCTCGGAGGCCACCCCGCCCTGATATTCAGCGCCATCGCCCCGCTGCCCGAAGGGGTTGATGAAGTGGCGTTTTCGGGATACCTCCGCCGCAGGGCGGTCTCCATGACAAAGGGGCGGTCTGTTTCCCTGAAGATTCCCGCAAATGCCGAGATGGTAATAGAGGGCGTAGTTCCGAAAAACAAGCGCCGCACCGAGGGGCCGTTCGGCGACCATTTCGGCCATTATTCAATGCAGGCGGATTTTCCCGTCTTTGAGGCAAAAAGCATGAGTTTTGCGGACGGGGCGGTGTTTCCCGCCACAGTGGTGGGCAAGCCGCCGCAGGAGGATATGTTTCTCGGAGTCGCGGCGGGAGAGATGTTTTCCCCCCTGATACGCATAATCCATCCCGAAATAAAAGAGATGTGGGCGTGCCCCGAAGCGGGCTTTCACAACCTTCTGTTTGTGAAGGTGGACGAGAGGTATCCGAAAAACGCGGTCAAATCCATGCTCGCGCTCTGGGGAACGGGGCAGCTTGCGCTCACAAAATGCATTGTTACCGTGTCGGGCGATGTCAACCTGCGGGACTTCTCCGCCGTTACAAGGGAGATAGGAAAACACTTTGACCCGAAAGACGATTTTGTCCTTATTCCGACCGCGCCTCTTGACACGCTTGATTTCACAAGCGGAAGGTTCAACGTGGGAAGCAAGATGGGGATCAACGCCGTCAAAAAAACCGGCGCGCCGCCCGCGCAGTATTGCTCTTCCGTTCCCGACCCAAGGGAAAAACACCCTGAAATAAAAGACTGGCGGTTGCTTGAGGGCGGTTTTTTTGTCGCCAAACTCGCTGCCCGCCCCGGCGGCCTTGCGAAACGCCTTTTTGAAACCCCCGGCTTTGAGAACATCAGAATCGCCGTCTTTGTGAGCGCCGACATAGACGTCCATAACGACACCGAACTGATATGGGGCATATTCACGCGGTTTGACCCGCGCCTTGACATTGAGTTTGAAAAAACATCCCCCGTGGGCTCGGACATAAAAAGGGAGGGGCGCATGGCAATAGACGCCACAATCAAGGAGTGGTATCCTGAAGTAACCGAAATGACGCCGGAAATTCAGGCAAAGGTGTCAAAGAGTTGGAAAACAGACCGGAACTCATAGAGAAATTGTGCGCCGACAAGTCTCTGCTTCCCGTGCTCAGGAAGGTGGAGGCGTCCGAGCGGCTGTCTTTTGAAGACGGAGTGCGGCTTCTGGAAACGGATGACTTGCACACGGTCGGAATGATGGCGGACATGGTAAAGCGCAGAAAGAGCGGCGACAAGGTTTATTTCGTGGTCAACCGCCACA
This sequence is a window from Candidatus Dadabacteria bacterium. Protein-coding genes within it:
- a CDS encoding UbiX family flavin prenyltransferase encodes the protein MRTIIGITGASGAVYAVDFLRRCEGEKYLVASKWGKAVLNEEMGVKMEELGQWADKTFSDSDLASPFSSGSNHFDSMVIVPCSVSTLAKIANGIADTLITRIAQVALKEKRKLIIALRETPLSTVALENAARLSSYGATIMPVSPPSYTGAKTAEELARAFVDRLISVSSNKHADGWRSGELE
- a CDS encoding menaquinone biosynthesis decarboxylase; the protein is MSKTFSNLREYIAHLEKKGDLMRVQTAVDPELEITEIASREMKAGGPALLFENVKGSRFPLAINLFASEERIRTALGGDPKEVGEELVEIFEKVNPPSVKGVFSALPKLTRALSMRTSNSWTRAPVLANSEEADLLSLPAIKCWPKDGGRFITFGLVITHSPVSGSRNMGLYRLQIYDSKTTGMHWHPHKGGAAHYDEAEKLGRDLEAAVVLGGHPALIFSAIAPLPEGVDEVAFSGYLRRRAVSMTKGRSVSLKIPANAEMVIEGVVPKNKRRTEGPFGDHFGHYSMQADFPVFEAKSMSFADGAVFPATVVGKPPQEDMFLGVAAGEMFSPLIRIIHPEIKEMWACPEAGFHNLLFVKVDERYPKNAVKSMLALWGTGQLALTKCIVTVSGDVNLRDFSAVTREIGKHFDPKDDFVLIPTAPLDTLDFTSGRFNVGSKMGINAVKKTGAPPAQYCSSVPDPREKHPEIKDWRLLEGGFFVAKLAARPGGLAKRLFETPGFENIRIAVFVSADIDVHNDTELIWGIFTRFDPRLDIEFEKTSPVGSDIKREGRMAIDATIKEWYPEVTEMTPEIQAKVSKSWKTDRNS